In Colletotrichum higginsianum IMI 349063 chromosome 1, whole genome shotgun sequence, the DNA window CGGGAGACAAACTCCTACAGGGGTCATCACGGCGCTAACATGATGTGTTTCGCAGCCTGAAAGCTTCCAAGCTCACGTTCAAGGacatcctcgccgagcttCCTGTCGAGATCCACAACACGCACCTGTTGACCTCGTTCCTCCACCAGCTCCCCGGCCTCCCCCAGCAGGACAGCATCGAGCGGCCCAACTCGCTGTCGGACCTGCGCGAAGACCCCATCAAGCAGCAGCTGCACCCCTCGGTTGAGAACCTCGACCTCTCGATAGACCCCTTCCTCGAGAAGACGTGCGACCTGCTGCTCGAGAGCATCGAGTCGCACTACACGGACCTCAACAACTTTCAGTTCTACCAGCGCCAGGTCGGCCGCGAGCAGGCCAAGATTACGCAGTGGCAGGCCAAGCGCAAGGCGGAGAACGCAGCGCGCGCGGCGGCCAAGCAGGAGCCCCTGCCCGAGGACGAGTGGCAGAGGCTGTTCAAGCTGCCCCAGGAGCCCAGCCGGCTCGAGGGCATGCTGAACGCGAAGCAGGTGGAGCAGTACAGCAAGCAGGTGGACGGCTTCACGTCCAACATCAGTGCCAAGATGTTCGCCGTCAGGGAGAACCTGCTGCCCAAGCGGGCTTAGATGTTGAAGATGCACTGAGTCGGCCCCGGGTCTCATCCTCTTGCTGGTGTGTTGGTGGTCGAAAAGGGGCCGTTGTTGCTggacggacgagaagaagaagacgacgaagggggagaatgggggggagagaaggcGAGGGGCAGACGCAAAAAGAAGTGGAATTACCTTAGAGAACGGGTGTTCTGGGAATGATGAATGATCTGGGGAGCGGATCAAGCATTCGAAACGGCGTTACGGTAATTAGTCCCAGGCAGTGTGTACTGAGTCGATATTCGATGTCCTTTTCTTGCATACCAGCGCGGCCACCAACGGTTTCCTTCTGCACGGGGAGTACTGTTACGTCGTGGCACTGAGGGGCTTGACACCGAAGCCAGACACACCAGGATGACTTCGTCTGCCGGAAATgaagggcgaggccggcgccgcggtaTGAGAGGACATCTCGAGCACAAAAGGCAGGCGGCGAAGCTTGCCAGGACGCAAGCGAAACCACGAGGCAGAGCGTCTGTTATCATGTCATGTGCACAGGAACGCAGTTCCACAAACACTACGACGTCGACCGAACCACCATAGCTTTGCTATATTGCACATGGAAACATGCTAGATTGAGCAATAAAGCCACGTAGCCGGTCAACCCGGCATCAAAACAACCTTTTTACTCCCGCCCGCCGTGTCCGCCTCGCTCCGAGTCATCTCATGTTTGCATGGCCTGCATAATATGCCGAGCTTAGGTTCGGCGGATTGATTCGCGCGGGAGACTCTGTTGGGGACGGGACGCCGCCAAAGTCAATccaaggggaggaggagacatGCGGGACGTGGACATGGCAGACTCGACTCGAGCGACCACGACGTCGGTGTAAATGGTGGGGCAGCAAATCGAGGGGGTTTCTACTTTTCAAAGAGGACTAGCGTCAGTGAACGGTAAAACAAGTGGAatcggaggaggaagaaaccTAGCCTCTCTCAACCTCTCAAATCAAGTCACAGCGGCACGCCTGGCCCGGCGGACACACGCGGGCCAGCACCTGGACCATGCACCTGCGAAAAAGAGGGCGATTGAGGGGcagggttttttttttgtcccTTTTTCCTTTTGGACTTTCTCTGGcttcccctctctccccatcagggtaggtaggtaggtaggtaggtacatgCTTCTCGTCGGATCTGCACGCACTTTGGCTGTGGAACGAGTAAGGCCAATGTACCCCTCcgtccctcttcttttctgccgccgcctttTTCGTTACCGTACCTAaccttaccttaccttacctcCGAGCAGGTCGGTCCCGGCCAGAGTTACTGTACACCAGGGAGCTATTACGAGCTGGTTCCTTGACCCAGCAACGAAGGTGATAATGGAAGCAAGTGGAAGTCGAGA includes these proteins:
- a CDS encoding Eukaryotic translation initiation factor 3 subunit H, whose product is MGDVIKEVPLTAVRVEALVVMKIVKHGSQTFPTTATGSIVGMDSDGLLEISNTFQFPTVDVANTDSHSHSNNSNDASALAAAAPRQKANIVYQNEMIKHLKEVNVDANNVGWYTSAAMGNFVNLSFIENQYHYQKDNERTVALVHDVSRSSQGSLSLRAFKLTPAFMAAYKEGKFTTESLKASKLTFKDILAELPVEIHNTHLLTSFLHQLPGLPQQDSIERPNSLSDLREDPIKQQLHPSVENLDLSIDPFLEKTCDLLLESIESHYTDLNNFQFYQRQVGREQAKITQWQAKRKAENAARAAAKQEPLPEDEWQRLFKLPQEPSRLEGMLNAKQVEQYSKQVDGFTSNISAKMFAVRENLLPKRA